In Formosa haliotis, the sequence GTTTGGGATGTTTTTTCTCGTCTTGTAAAAATCCAATAGTTACCGTCGATACCCTTAGTAATTTGTTTTTTAATTAGATTCTTTTCATCTATGAAGGATAAACCCGTGTAACACGCAAACAAAAAACAATCCTTAACCCTCTCTAATCTATCATTATAATAATGAGTATCTTCTAAAAACTGCAGCTCTTTAGTTGTCAGATAAGCCCTATCATGCTTATCGAACTTTAATTTAATTTTTTCAAAGGGATTTTTTTCAATCCATTCTAATTTAACGCCTAAATTCAAAATCTTCTTAAAACGCTCTAGATGTTTCATTACCCCGTTATTGGCTAATGACAGACTACCCTTTACATTTTTTAAGAGTCGTAAAAAGAATTCAAAATCTGTTACAAAACGATAATTTAATTGTTTCAAATACACATCATCTACTTTTAAACTAGTACTTAAAAATTGCTTTAAGTACTTTTCGGTAGTATAATAATTTTTCATAGTCCCAGGCTTCAAAACATGAAGCATAGTTGTATTATGATACGTTATTAAATCTGTTAGTGTTTTATAAACATCACCCTCCCCTAAATATTTAGCCTTTATAGTTTTTGAAGTAATAAGGTCACCTTGTTCTAATAATTGTCTATGACAATCCAGTAACTTAATATAGGCTTGATCCAAATACGTATTTAAGACAGTTATCTCCTTTGACTTCCCTTTACCTCTACTCTTGGAGCTATCCCATTGACTCAATAAAACATGTCTTTTAAGACTAATTTCCGAGCGTTTTCCATTAACAGTTACTCGTGCATAAATAGATAAATTTTTCGAGTCTGTTTTAGATTTTCTTGTGAAGAAAATAATCGCGAATGTGTTTGTTGTTTGCATCTTACAAAGCTTTAATTGAACATTTGTTTTATGAATGACAAACAAAAATTACCCTTTAAAGTCCTTTAAATGTACAACTATTTGATCTAGAGACGCTTCTAAAAACGACTCACCGAATGACTCACCTTTAATATGATATCTTATGATATTATATAATAGCACCAAAAACAAAAAACACTGAAAATCAATAGATTAACAGTGTTTATATTGCTACTTGAATCAAGTTAGTCGGGGTGGCAGGACTCAATTAAAAATCACAAATATTTAATTTTCAAATACTTAGATTTAACAAAAGAGTACAGGACACGCTATAGGACATATTAAAAAAGATATTTGACATTCACTTATCAAATTTAGCCAAAATAGTATAATAAATATTATTTTCGGTTAGGTGATGGATAAATTATCCTTCAAAATTTTAATCCTATATCATACCAATCTGCTTTCGTGCCATTTTTGTGCCATTTTTGTGCCATTTTTGTGCCATTTAAATATATATATTTAAAAAGTGCTCCTTAAAAACATTTATAATACAAGCAATGTGAATATTTCATTCGTGCCATTTTTGTGCCAAACTATACTTCATAACCCGATACATTAATTACGTATTGTGTATTTTTACTCAACCCTTTTTTCTTTAGAAGATTCAATTCAACTAAAACATCTATATCCCTTATCGCTGTTCGTTTGGCCACCTTAAATTTTTCAACATACACACTACTGGTTATAGAACCGTTACCTTTAACGTATATTATCGCTTGCTTTTGCCGATCATTTAAATCTAAATTTGAAAGATACTTGTCATTATATATATCTTTAAAAATAGTTACTGATACCCCTCCTCCTTTTTCCACTATAAGTGGTTCAATCAATCCGTGATTTTCACATTCTTCAATAACTTTTAATGTGCCTCGCCCCCAAGATTCAATATAACCTCCCTTATAAAAAATATTAGCCATTAATTCATTCCTCGGATAAGAATTATGTTCGATTTTTAAATCCTCAGCAGAAAGTTGTTCAGGTAGGCTTCCTATATTCCATATGGTGATACGGTCATCATATAACCTAATTGTGATTGGTGTAGTTATATAAGTTCTATGAATAATTGCGTTAAAAAGAACCTCTCGAATTGCTTCAAATGGATATTCTGGTGTCTCTATACGACTAAGTCCTTCATAACTAATATTTCTAACTAAATACTTAGCATTTAATATTTCAATTGTTTTTTCTGCTAATTCAAATGCATTGCTTTCTATAACATCTTGAGCAATAAGATCAGTTGGCGAATCTCCAAACTTTCCAATCTTTAGATATGCATTAGTAAAAAAATTAGTAGGTTGTTTACCAAACAATAGAATAGCAGCACGAGTATATTTACCATCATCATTTATTAAATCTAATTTTTTCAGTATCGTTTCTGGATCACTAATATTTTTAATAGATGGCAGCCTCCCAGTTCGCATTGCACTCTGCCTAAAATTCTCAACTGCCCGCATATCAATATCATTAATAGTAACATTCTCTAAAGGAATTTTATCCCAAGTCTGATTGGATTTAACTAATAGAAAATCTTGAAGTGCATTCCCATTTAAAGTTTGTGTTGTACTCCCACTTCTTCTATAGAACTTACCGCGATAAGAAATAGGACTAGAACTTGCAGGAACAATAACCTCAATATAATCCAAGCCCTCTTTATTATGATGATTTACCTCACAAAACAAACCTAACAAATCTCTTATCTGATTTGGTAAATTAACAAGTAATTTTTCGTAATCATCTACTCCAACAATTTCTCCTGCGTCATTTACTCCTATTAATAATTTTCCTCCTTCTGAATTCGCAAAAGCTGAAATCCATTCAAAGTACTCATTTCTCCACGTTTCCTTCCATTCTATATTTTGCTTTTCAAGCATATTTTCTCTTTCAGTTAAATTGGTATTATTTCCCAAAGGTAAATATTATTTGAAGATTAAAGTATTCTATATAACAATGAAATGTTAGTGTTTTTTTTTTGAAGGTTGACAAGATATCAACACCATATTTACATTTACTAATACTTACCAAAACACCCCTTGTTAAAAGAAACCGACCACTACTCTATTACTAAAATGTTTCTTAATAATCCTAAGTGATTCCTAAAATATTTTGAATAGTTAAATTTAAACATATCTATTTATATATATCCAATTCGTATCCAACACAATAATTAGTGATTAAAACTGGGTAAAAAAACATATATACTTGCATTTAACCTTACCAAATCTAAGGTTTTACCTTAACATTAATCGAATTTTAATTCTGAATTTTGGCTTTAAAAAGAATATTTATCGAAATTCAATCTAGTATAAAACGTCAGTCTTGGGACACTTGTGTAAAGCATTATTACAGATTAGGCTTAGAAGAACATATTCCTGAATATTTAACAATTAATATCCCTAGTTCTAATATTTCACGATGGAAACAAGAACCTAAAAGCAAATATAAAGGCTCTGAACTTTCCGAGTTTATCAATCAAGAAATCGATTTAATTAAACGTTTTAACCAATCTACAAAAATTAAAACCGTAATCGAATGTTATTTCAAACTCTCCGATACCATAAACCATATCACCTCTAAAGCTAAGGGGGTTAAATCGCTTATTAAAAACAACATGGAATTGGTGGTTAATTCCGTAGAATCTGTAAAACAGACAATACCAATAAATAAAGCACTAAAACTTTTCAATATCTCTAGAAGTTCCTTTGAAAATTACAAAACAATACTTATTCATAAATGTGAATCCTATTATTATAAATGGTGCTCAAGAAAAATGCCAAATCAACTCTTAGCAAGCGAAGTGCGAACCATAAAAAACTATATGAATCATGATACTTATAGATACTGGTCAAAATCGTCCATTTACTTGAAAGCTATTAGAGATAACGCCCTTACCTGTGGCCTATCCACTTTTTACAAATACTGTAATCTTTTAGGTTTTACTGGTAATAATATCATTGTTAAGCCTAATAATTATAACCCGCTTAAAACGACAAAACCGAACCAGGTATGGTGTGCGGATGTTACTATTTTTAAAACTCATGACGGTGTAAAACACTACATCCATATATTAATGGATCACTTTTCTAAAATGGTTTTGGGCTATCAAATTGAAAA encodes:
- a CDS encoding site-specific integrase, giving the protein MFVIHKTNVQLKLCKMQTTNTFAIIFFTRKSKTDSKNLSIYARVTVNGKRSEISLKRHVLLSQWDSSKSRGKGKSKEITVLNTYLDQAYIKLLDCHRQLLEQGDLITSKTIKAKYLGEGDVYKTLTDLITYHNTTMLHVLKPGTMKNYYTTEKYLKQFLSTSLKVDDVYLKQLNYRFVTDFEFFLRLLKNVKGSLSLANNGVMKHLERFKKILNLGVKLEWIEKNPFEKIKLKFDKHDRAYLTTKELQFLEDTHYYNDRLERVKDCFLFACYTGLSFIDEKNLIKKQITKGIDGNYWIFTRREKTSQTVKVPILPKAMQIIEKYKDYSTDYVFPMISNQKTNKYLKEIAIDCNIQKKLTFHVARHTFATTVMLSNGVPIETVSKLLGHTKLSTTQIYARVVESKISEDFNKLLNKFESMDESNRSIINF
- a CDS encoding ATP-binding protein gives rise to the protein MGNNTNLTERENMLEKQNIEWKETWRNEYFEWISAFANSEGGKLLIGVNDAGEIVGVDDYEKLLVNLPNQIRDLLGLFCEVNHHNKEGLDYIEVIVPASSSPISYRGKFYRRSGSTTQTLNGNALQDFLLVKSNQTWDKIPLENVTINDIDMRAVENFRQSAMRTGRLPSIKNISDPETILKKLDLINDDGKYTRAAILLFGKQPTNFFTNAYLKIGKFGDSPTDLIAQDVIESNAFELAEKTIEILNAKYLVRNISYEGLSRIETPEYPFEAIREVLFNAIIHRTYITTPITIRLYDDRITIWNIGSLPEQLSAEDLKIEHNSYPRNELMANIFYKGGYIESWGRGTLKVIEECENHGLIEPLIVEKGGGVSVTIFKDIYNDKYLSNLDLNDRQKQAIIYVKGNGSITSSVYVEKFKVAKRTAIRDIDVLVELNLLKKKGLSKNTQYVINVSGYEV
- a CDS encoding DDE-type integrase/transposase/recombinase, translating into MALKRIFIEIQSSIKRQSWDTCVKHYYRLGLEEHIPEYLTINIPSSNISRWKQEPKSKYKGSELSEFINQEIDLIKRFNQSTKIKTVIECYFKLSDTINHITSKAKGVKSLIKNNMELVVNSVESVKQTIPINKALKLFNISRSSFENYKTILIHKCESYYYKWCSRKMPNQLLASEVRTIKNYMNHDTYRYWSKSSIYLKAIRDNALTCGLSTFYKYCNLLGFTGNNIIVKPNNYNPLKTTKPNQVWCADVTIFKTHDGVKHYIHILMDHFSKMVLGYQIEKHSSGKVIRHLLQSAYLKYKPKQTLFLTDGGSENVNINVSSLIDASCGNLQHKIAQRDVLFSNSMIEAFNKVLKYQFLYPKQINSLNKLEQILHNAIETYNLQRPQLNLNGNTPFEVFDNSSIDFSTYSDTFKAQKQYRIAQNRNPSCKLCL